A region from the Caldicellulosiruptor naganoensis genome encodes:
- a CDS encoding NAD(P)-dependent malic enzyme produces MEIASLALKLHKEHRGKIALKSKVPISDANDLSIYYTPGVAEPCKEIAKDRELVYEYTSKSNWVAVVTNGTAVLGLGDIGTYAGLPVMEGKAVLFKEFGGVDAFPICINSKDVEEIVKVTKLIQPSFGGINLEDIAAPSCFEIEERLINELEIPVFHDDQHGTAVVALAALINSLKLVNKKISDVKIVINGAGAAGIAVAQLLIKYGAKNIIICDKYGAIYESREEGMNKYKQQIAKITNRNHLKGSIHDVIKSADVFIGLSVANVLDEEDVKNMAKDAIVMAMANPIPEIMPDKARKAGARVVCTGRSDFNNQVNNVLAFPGIFRGALDVRARKITDEMKIAAAEAIAKIAEENLSEDYVIPNALDKRVPYEVALAVARKAIDQGIARVNLTEEALQREISLMLNM; encoded by the coding sequence ATGGAAATTGCAAGTTTAGCCTTAAAACTTCACAAGGAGCACAGAGGAAAAATAGCCCTAAAAAGTAAGGTGCCAATAAGTGATGCCAATGATTTGAGCATCTATTACACTCCTGGTGTTGCAGAGCCATGTAAAGAGATTGCAAAAGATAGAGAACTTGTTTATGAGTACACATCAAAGTCTAACTGGGTTGCTGTTGTTACAAATGGAACTGCTGTTTTGGGCTTGGGTGACATTGGGACTTATGCTGGTCTTCCAGTAATGGAAGGGAAGGCAGTTTTATTTAAGGAGTTTGGTGGAGTTGATGCTTTTCCAATCTGTATTAATTCAAAGGATGTGGAAGAGATTGTAAAAGTGACAAAACTTATTCAACCTTCATTTGGAGGAATTAATTTAGAAGATATAGCTGCTCCTTCTTGCTTCGAGATAGAAGAAAGGCTCATAAATGAGCTTGAGATTCCTGTGTTTCATGATGACCAGCATGGCACAGCAGTTGTTGCATTGGCTGCGTTGATAAATTCTTTAAAGCTTGTAAATAAAAAAATCTCGGATGTTAAAATAGTCATTAATGGAGCTGGGGCAGCTGGAATTGCAGTAGCTCAACTTTTAATAAAATATGGTGCAAAAAACATTATAATTTGTGACAAATATGGTGCAATTTATGAGAGCAGAGAAGAAGGTATGAACAAATATAAGCAACAAATAGCAAAAATAACTAATAGAAATCATTTAAAAGGATCTATTCATGATGTGATTAAAAGTGCTGACGTTTTTATTGGACTATCTGTTGCGAATGTACTTGATGAAGAGGATGTAAAGAATATGGCAAAAGATGCTATAGTTATGGCAATGGCAAATCCTATACCCGAAATTATGCCAGACAAAGCAAGAAAAGCAGGTGCAAGGGTTGTGTGCACAGGCCGTTCAGATTTTAACAATCAAGTAAACAATGTGCTGGCTTTTCCCGGCATTTTTAGAGGTGCACTTGACGTGAGGGCAAGAAAAATAACTGATGAGATGAAAATTGCAGCAGCAGAGGCAATAGCAAAGATTGCAGAGGAAAATTTGAGTGAAGATTATGTAATTCCAAATGCGCTGGATAAAAGAGTTCCATATGAGGTTGCTTTAGCTGTGGCAAGAAAGGCGATTGACCAAGGTATTGCAAGGGTCAACTTAACTGAAGAAGCTCTTCAAAGGGAAATTTCACTTATGTTGAATATGTAG
- a CDS encoding sensor domain-containing diguanylate cyclase: MAIEREYIKISWFLIGAIVVYLVFDKLVITNETGFSSFSDWLVPLIFLFVSVGYNLFKVWLFKSDTELSEEIYKYLKFFEVINLVFFFGYEKLFDLMFVVSLIFLFYLQKVKIGSIKQVIAFLIVSYIFFIFRDFLLKNISIEVLKNLFYTLFYIFWIYNVEKIEVIDKASISELETRTQKMEEQLKDLMESNKAKDIKIKELEKEISNLKEINKRLNVSLGEFFNLQEISKIITQILDTNELLKFVNDVLIGVTGVDKSSILLFNRDKTELYVAYSNLPESDQKESFKQENIEWLKNVALNCENGYRNRINPKECPFLTGRATKSIMYASLATKNDKYGIILLEHVLENIFTEDNLRFLTSIAAQVSIALENSSLYQQMRSMAMVDGLTGAYNRIYLYEVLETEIESSRGRYPISIALFDVDNFKKLNDTYGHLFGDKVLQTIVKVAKEKIRKGDIVARYGGEEFVIVFNHLESSEAYKVVERIRRTIENETIEDNLIQTKVTVSFGIASYPAHADNVKDLIKCADIAMYHAKSSGKNCTVIYDQEMEMKG, encoded by the coding sequence ATGGCCATCGAAAGAGAATACATAAAAATTTCATGGTTTTTAATAGGAGCTATAGTTGTTTATTTAGTTTTTGACAAGCTTGTAATTACGAATGAGACGGGCTTTTCTTCATTTTCTGACTGGCTTGTACCCCTTATATTTTTGTTTGTTTCAGTAGGTTATAACCTTTTTAAAGTATGGCTCTTTAAAAGCGATACTGAGCTCAGTGAGGAGATTTATAAATACCTCAAGTTTTTTGAGGTTATAAATCTTGTCTTTTTCTTTGGATATGAAAAGTTATTTGATCTTATGTTTGTTGTGTCTCTCATATTTTTATTCTATCTCCAAAAAGTTAAAATAGGAAGTATTAAGCAAGTTATAGCATTCCTTATCGTCTCTTATATTTTCTTCATTTTTCGCGATTTTTTATTAAAGAATATAAGTATCGAGGTCTTGAAAAATCTATTTTACACCCTTTTTTATATTTTTTGGATTTACAATGTTGAAAAAATTGAGGTTATTGACAAGGCTTCTATTTCTGAATTAGAAACTCGTACACAGAAAATGGAAGAACAGTTAAAAGATCTAATGGAGTCAAATAAGGCTAAGGATATAAAAATAAAGGAATTAGAAAAGGAAATAAGCAATCTTAAGGAGATAAATAAAAGATTGAATGTTTCACTTGGTGAATTCTTTAATCTCCAAGAAATCAGTAAAATAATAACTCAAATTTTAGACACTAATGAACTTTTAAAATTCGTTAATGATGTATTAATTGGTGTGACTGGAGTTGACAAGAGTTCAATTTTACTTTTTAATAGAGACAAGACAGAACTGTATGTTGCCTACTCAAATCTTCCTGAAAGTGATCAAAAGGAGAGTTTCAAACAAGAGAATATTGAATGGCTTAAAAATGTTGCTTTGAATTGTGAAAATGGATATAGAAATAGAATAAATCCCAAAGAATGTCCTTTTCTCACTGGAAGAGCTACAAAGTCAATCATGTATGCGTCCTTAGCAACTAAAAATGATAAATATGGTATTATTTTGCTTGAACATGTACTTGAAAATATCTTTACAGAGGACAATTTAAGATTTTTAACTTCTATTGCTGCACAGGTCTCAATTGCGTTAGAGAACTCAAGTTTATATCAACAGATGAGAAGCATGGCAATGGTTGATGGTTTAACCGGCGCATATAACAGGATTTATTTATATGAGGTATTAGAAACTGAGATTGAAAGTTCGAGAGGCAGGTACCCTATCAGCATTGCATTGTTCGACGTAGACAATTTCAAGAAACTCAATGATACCTATGGACATTTGTTTGGGGATAAAGTACTGCAAACAATTGTAAAAGTTGCAAAAGAAAAGATTAGAAAAGGAGATATTGTGGCAAGATACGGGGGAGAGGAGTTTGTAATTGTCTTTAACCATCTTGAAAGTTCGGAGGCTTACAAGGTTGTTGAGAGGATAAGAAGGACAATTGAAAACGAAACTATAGAAGACAATCTTATACAAACAAAAGTTACAGTTAGCTTTGGAATAGCTTCTTATCCTGCCCATGCCGATAATGTTAAGGACTTAATAAAATGTGCTGATATTGCAATGTATCATGCAAAAAGCAGTGGTAAGAATTGTACTGTAATTTATGATCAGGAAATGGAGATGAAAGGATGA
- the nrdR gene encoding transcriptional regulator NrdR — MRCPYCGYEDSKVVDTRPADEGRTIKRRRECLKCQKRFTTFEKVERQPVLVIKKDNRREEFDRSKILNGIIKACQKRPVSIEQMNKIVDEIENEIYNSMRDEISSREIGEMVMEKLKKLDEISYVRFASVYRQFKDINTFIEELQKLLTEKIE, encoded by the coding sequence ATGAGATGTCCTTACTGCGGATATGAGGATAGCAAGGTTGTTGATACAAGACCTGCTGATGAGGGAAGGACAATTAAAAGAAGAAGAGAGTGCTTAAAATGTCAAAAGAGATTCACAACGTTCGAAAAAGTGGAAAGGCAACCTGTTTTGGTTATTAAAAAAGATAATCGCCGTGAAGAATTTGATAGAAGCAAAATTCTCAACGGTATTATAAAAGCATGTCAAAAAAGGCCTGTGTCTATTGAGCAGATGAACAAAATAGTTGATGAGATTGAAAATGAGATTTATAACTCAATGAGAGATGAAATTTCCTCAAGAGAAATAGGCGAGATGGTTATGGAAAAGTTAAAAAAACTTGATGAAATATCTTATGTGCGATTTGCCTCTGTTTACAGACAATTTAAAGACATAAATACCTTTATAGAAGAGCTTCAGAAACTTTTAACAGAAAAGATAGAATAA
- a CDS encoding Hsp20/alpha crystallin family protein — translation MLRDIIPFGRRPFDIMRRIEKEFFDIDEWFEDFFVPFEKGARFMRTDIKETENEYIIEAELPGVKKEDIKIELYDNRLTIKAETKREEKEERENFIRRERRYGAFSRTFYLDNVKEDGIKAKYEDGILKIILPKEKPSKPNVRTIDIE, via the coding sequence ATGTTAAGAGACATTATTCCATTTGGAAGAAGACCATTTGACATCATGAGAAGAATTGAAAAAGAGTTTTTTGACATTGACGAGTGGTTTGAGGATTTCTTTGTACCATTTGAGAAGGGTGCAAGATTTATGAGGACAGACATTAAAGAGACTGAAAATGAATATATCATTGAGGCTGAACTTCCAGGAGTCAAAAAAGAGGACATCAAGATAGAGCTATATGACAATAGACTTACTATAAAGGCAGAGACCAAGAGAGAAGAAAAGGAAGAGAGAGAAAACTTTATCAGAAGAGAAAGAAGGTACGGTGCATTTAGCAGAACATTCTACCTTGACAACGTTAAAGAGGATGGCATTAAAGCAAAATACGAGGACGGAATTTTGAAAATTATACTTCCCAAAGAAAAACCATCAAAACCAAATGTCAGAACAATTGACATCGAATAA
- the clpB gene encoding ATP-dependent chaperone ClpB produces the protein MNMDKFTQSLQTALLDAQNTAILHKHQEIGIEHLHYALVNEDDKLIAKILRNMGINTEAYKKDTEDQLKKIPMVYGPGASAVYVNRFLNEILLRAEDEAKKFKDEYISVEHVYLAMIDYDHPSTKTIFRKYGINREKFLQQLYKIRGNQRITNPNPEETYEVLKKYGRDLTDLARKGKLDPVIGRDEEIRRVIQILSRRTKNNPVLIGEPGVGKTAIVEGLAQRIVKGDVPEGLKGKTIFALDLGALIAGAKYRGEFEERLKAVLNEITASEGRIILFIDEIHNIVGAGRAEGAMDAGNLLKPMLARGELHCIGATTIDEYRKYIEKDAALERRFQPVLVNPPSVEDTISILRGLKERFEIHHGVRITDDALIAAAKLSDRYITDRFLPDKAIDLIDEAAALLRTEIDSMPTELDEITRKIMQLKIEKNVLQKEENPSAQQRLEEIDKEIAELNDRANKLSAQWEYEKELIKEVRQIKEEIENVKIQIEEAERNYDLNKLSELKYGKLLDLQKRLEQKRQELEKIPPEKRLLKEEVTEEEIAKIVSKWTGIPVAKLVETERQKILELDKILHRRVVGQDEAIEAVCNAIMRARAGIKDPRKPIGTFLFLGPTGVGKTELARALAEALFDSENNMIRIDMTEYMEKHSVSRLIGAPPGYVGYEEGGQLTEAVRTKPYSVVLFDEIEKAHHDVFNILLQIMDDGRLTDSKGRTVDFKNTIIIMTSNLGSEYLLNANISNGEIDENTRKLIDRELKAHFRPEFLNRLDEIIIFRPLTKDQVIKIIDLRVAEIQQKLIEKGISIVLTPRAKEYVMENAFDVNFGARPIKRFLQKNVETLIAKEILKGTINEGDSVTVDVEDGKFVITK, from the coding sequence ATGAATATGGACAAATTCACACAAAGCCTGCAGACTGCGCTTTTGGATGCACAAAATACTGCTATATTACACAAACATCAGGAGATAGGAATAGAACATTTGCACTACGCACTTGTCAATGAAGATGACAAACTAATTGCAAAGATACTCAGGAATATGGGAATAAATACAGAAGCATACAAAAAAGATACAGAAGATCAACTAAAAAAGATACCAATGGTATATGGTCCTGGGGCATCGGCTGTGTATGTAAATAGATTCTTAAATGAAATACTCTTGAGGGCAGAAGATGAGGCAAAGAAGTTTAAAGATGAGTATATCAGTGTTGAACATGTATATCTTGCAATGATAGATTATGACCATCCTTCTACAAAAACTATATTCAGAAAGTATGGAATTAACCGTGAGAAATTCTTACAGCAACTTTACAAGATAAGAGGGAATCAGAGAATAACAAACCCCAATCCTGAAGAGACATATGAGGTTTTGAAAAAGTATGGTAGGGACCTTACTGACCTTGCACGAAAAGGGAAACTTGACCCAGTGATTGGAAGAGACGAAGAGATAAGAAGAGTAATTCAGATTCTTTCGAGAAGGACAAAAAACAACCCTGTTTTGATTGGTGAGCCTGGTGTCGGAAAGACAGCTATTGTAGAAGGGCTTGCTCAGAGAATTGTCAAAGGCGATGTTCCAGAGGGATTAAAAGGCAAGACAATTTTTGCACTTGATTTAGGTGCATTGATAGCTGGTGCAAAATACAGAGGAGAGTTTGAAGAAAGACTAAAAGCAGTTTTGAATGAGATTACGGCATCAGAGGGCAGAATAATTCTTTTCATTGATGAGATTCATAACATAGTTGGTGCCGGAAGAGCAGAAGGTGCAATGGATGCAGGAAATCTTTTGAAACCTATGCTTGCAAGAGGAGAACTTCACTGTATAGGTGCAACTACAATTGATGAGTACAGAAAATACATTGAAAAGGATGCGGCATTAGAAAGAAGATTTCAACCTGTGTTGGTCAATCCGCCATCTGTCGAGGATACAATTTCTATCTTAAGAGGACTCAAAGAGAGATTTGAGATTCATCATGGTGTCAGAATTACGGACGATGCTTTGATTGCTGCGGCAAAGCTTTCTGATAGATATATCACAGACAGATTCTTGCCAGACAAGGCAATTGACCTCATTGATGAAGCAGCTGCCCTTTTGAGAACAGAGATAGACTCAATGCCCACCGAGCTTGATGAGATTACAAGAAAGATTATGCAGCTGAAAATTGAAAAGAATGTGTTGCAAAAAGAAGAAAATCCCAGCGCACAACAGAGGTTAGAGGAAATAGATAAAGAAATTGCTGAGCTAAATGACAGAGCAAATAAGCTTTCTGCCCAGTGGGAATATGAAAAAGAACTTATCAAAGAAGTAAGACAAATAAAAGAAGAAATAGAAAATGTTAAAATTCAAATAGAAGAAGCAGAGAGAAACTACGATTTGAATAAACTCTCTGAACTCAAATATGGAAAACTGTTAGATCTTCAAAAGAGGCTTGAACAAAAGCGTCAAGAGTTAGAAAAGATACCTCCTGAAAAAAGACTTTTAAAAGAAGAGGTTACAGAAGAGGAAATTGCAAAGATTGTGTCAAAGTGGACTGGTATTCCTGTTGCAAAGCTTGTTGAAACAGAAAGACAGAAGATTTTAGAGCTTGACAAAATTCTCCACAGAAGAGTTGTCGGTCAGGATGAAGCTATTGAGGCTGTTTGCAACGCTATAATGAGAGCACGGGCTGGGATAAAAGATCCGCGAAAACCAATTGGAACCTTTTTATTCTTAGGACCAACTGGTGTCGGTAAGACAGAGCTTGCACGAGCCTTAGCAGAAGCATTATTTGATTCTGAGAACAACATGATAAGAATTGACATGACAGAATATATGGAAAAGCACTCTGTCTCAAGGTTAATTGGTGCTCCTCCTGGTTATGTTGGGTATGAGGAAGGAGGACAGCTGACTGAGGCTGTCAGGACAAAGCCTTATTCTGTTGTATTATTCGATGAAATTGAAAAGGCTCACCATGATGTGTTCAATATACTCCTTCAGATAATGGATGATGGAAGACTTACAGATTCAAAAGGAAGAACAGTAGACTTTAAAAATACCATTATAATAATGACGTCAAACTTGGGAAGTGAATATCTTTTGAATGCAAACATTTCAAATGGTGAAATTGATGAAAATACAAGAAAGCTCATAGACAGAGAGCTAAAAGCTCACTTTAGACCCGAGTTTCTAAACAGACTTGATGAGATAATAATCTTCAGACCTCTTACAAAAGATCAGGTAATAAAAATTATTGACCTGAGAGTTGCTGAAATTCAACAAAAGCTCATTGAAAAAGGGATTTCAATTGTACTTACTCCAAGAGCAAAAGAGTATGTAATGGAAAATGCATTTGATGTAAACTTTGGCGCAAGACCAATAAAGAGGTTCTTACAAAAAAATGTTGAAACATTGATTGCAAAAGAGATTTTAAAGGGTACTATTAATGAGGGAGATAGTGTTACTGTTGACGTTGAAGATGGCAAGTTTGTAATAACAAAATAA
- a CDS encoding indolepyruvate ferredoxin oxidoreductase subunit alpha produces MAHSQSVVEEGIRKEIAYEYKKDIQKYVMMPAIAKKRHEVVEKRLNDLKKFAEETDLNKIEEGKTNLAFITAGIAYQYVKEVYPDAWVLKLGMIWPLPQRLIKDFCSRFEKVYIVEELDPFLEENIRAMGVKNVVGKEIFKLTSEYSLLFIKSAIEKIQMESPYRPNEELAPRLPVLCPGCPHRGIFYALSKIKDIIVTGDIGCYTFRCSLTF; encoded by the coding sequence GTGGCACACTCACAATCAGTTGTTGAAGAAGGCATCAGAAAAGAAATAGCCTATGAGTATAAAAAAGATATTCAAAAATACGTTATGATGCCAGCAATAGCAAAGAAAAGACATGAAGTTGTTGAAAAGCGCTTAAATGATTTAAAAAAGTTTGCAGAAGAGACAGATTTAAATAAGATTGAAGAAGGAAAAACTAATCTTGCTTTTATTACAGCAGGTATAGCTTATCAGTACGTAAAAGAGGTATATCCTGATGCTTGGGTCTTAAAACTTGGTATGATTTGGCCTCTGCCGCAGAGGTTAATTAAAGATTTTTGCAGCAGGTTTGAAAAAGTGTATATTGTTGAAGAGCTTGACCCATTTTTAGAAGAAAATATAAGAGCAATGGGAGTTAAAAATGTAGTTGGGAAAGAAATCTTTAAATTAACAAGTGAATACTCGCTCTTGTTTATAAAGTCAGCAATTGAAAAAATCCAAATGGAGAGTCCTTACAGACCAAATGAAGAACTTGCTCCAAGACTTCCTGTTTTGTGCCCTGGCTGCCCTCACAGAGGTATTTTTTACGCCTTAAGTAAAATAAAAGACATTATCGTCACAGGCGATATAGGATGCTATACCTTTAGGTGCTCTTTAACCTTTTAA
- a CDS encoding thiamine pyrophosphate-dependent enzyme gives MAHGISKASDNSKKAVAVIGNSTFVPSGITGIIDAGYNKSDIFVLILDNSTTGMTGHQDHPATGYTIRGEETFKLDLLSLCKTIGCSVVEEINPYSINENIVSIKYSDVDKIISELGVKFYKIDIPSLITQIGNPRVQNTIMLGAFSKFIGIEESFFKKAIENNVKPEFATINLKAFEIGRNIDLGEVRI, from the coding sequence ATGGCTCATGGTATTTCAAAGGCATCAGACAACAGCAAAAAAGCTGTTGCAGTTATAGGTAACTCTACCTTTGTTCCCTCAGGAATAACAGGGATTATTGATGCTGGGTATAATAAATCTGATATTTTTGTTTTAATCTTAGATAACTCCACAACTGGAATGACAGGCCATCAAGACCATCCTGCAACTGGATATACAATTAGAGGAGAGGAGACTTTTAAACTTGACCTTCTCAGTCTTTGCAAAACTATAGGATGTTCAGTTGTAGAAGAGATAAACCCTTACAGTATCAATGAAAACATAGTGTCAATAAAGTATTCTGATGTTGATAAGATTATAAGCGAACTTGGAGTAAAGTTCTATAAGATTGATATTCCCTCTTTGATTACTCAAATAGGAAATCCGCGTGTTCAAAACACTATAATGTTAGGTGCGTTTAGCAAGTTTATAGGAATTGAAGAGAGCTTTTTTAAAAAGGCTATAGAAAATAATGTAAAGCCGGAGTTCGCCACAATAAATCTCAAGGCATTTGAAATAGGTAGGAATATAGACTTAGGTGAAGTGAGGATTTAA
- a CDS encoding ACT domain-containing protein, producing the protein MYVKQISVFLENKSGRLAEVTSILGKHDIDISALSIADTTDFGILRLIVNKPDLALQVLKENGFTVSATDVIAIAVEDKPGGLAKVLDILYKNDIGIEYMYAFVGKVTDEALVILKVENGDEAVSILRENNVKILSADEVYSL; encoded by the coding sequence ATGTACGTAAAGCAGATTTCTGTGTTTTTAGAAAATAAGTCAGGAAGACTTGCTGAGGTGACAAGCATTTTAGGAAAGCATGACATTGATATTTCAGCTCTATCGATTGCAGATACCACAGATTTCGGTATCCTGAGACTGATTGTCAACAAGCCTGATTTAGCACTGCAGGTTTTAAAAGAAAATGGATTTACAGTTTCTGCAACAGATGTTATTGCTATAGCTGTTGAAGACAAACCGGGTGGTCTTGCAAAGGTACTTGATATTCTATATAAAAACGACATAGGTATTGAATACATGTATGCTTTTGTTGGAAAGGTGACTGATGAGGCTCTTGTAATCTTGAAGGTTGAAAATGGTGATGAGGCTGTGAGTATCTTGAGAGAGAACAATGTGAAAATTCTTTCGGCAGATGAGGTTTATTCTCTATAA
- a CDS encoding alpha/beta-type small acid-soluble spore protein produces the protein MPRKKRLVPEAVPQLDKLKQETAQEVGVTLDNYNPNITAKQAGTVGGYMVKKMIQDYQNGAKNQQ, from the coding sequence ATGCCAAGAAAGAAAAGACTTGTGCCAGAAGCTGTTCCTCAGCTGGATAAATTAAAACAAGAAACAGCCCAAGAGGTAGGCGTAACTCTTGACAACTACAATCCAAATATCACCGCAAAACAAGCAGGAACTGTTGGAGGATATATGGTCAAAAAGATGATTCAGGACTATCAAAACGGGGCAAAGAACCAGCAATAA
- the miaB gene encoding tRNA (N6-isopentenyl adenosine(37)-C2)-methylthiotransferase MiaB, which yields MENRGIYYIDFGSQAQFIEEIEKMNSEYYFKNGKNRTYHIITYGCQMNVHDSEKLAGMLNAMGYVETQNVEEADLIIFNTCAVREHAESRVYGNIGPLKKLKDKKPDLIIGVCGCMPQQLEVAQKLAKLFPFLDIIFGTKSLHRFPELLYKAITTQRTVIDVAEDEDVVVEGIPTARREGVSAFVNIIYGCNNFCSYCIVPYVRGRERSRRLEEILFEIEQLAANGVKEVTLLGQNVNSYGKDLPDGIPFYKLLEKVNDIKGIERIRFVTSHPKDLSDELIFAMRDLEKVCEHIHLPVQSGSTRILREMNRHYTKEDYLKLVEKLKNNIPDIAITTDIIVGFPGETEEDFEDTLDVVRKVEFDSAFTFMYSKRKGTKAAQMPNQVPDEVKRERFQRLLKLVEEIALKKNQQMLGKTYEILIDGYAKKNNLLVGRTRTNKVVNVKCPEDFMYKFVNVKILKATEHWLYGEVI from the coding sequence TTGGAAAATAGAGGTATTTATTATATAGATTTTGGTTCTCAAGCACAGTTCATTGAAGAGATTGAAAAGATGAACTCAGAGTATTATTTTAAAAATGGAAAAAACAGAACATATCACATTATAACCTATGGATGTCAAATGAATGTCCATGATTCGGAAAAATTAGCAGGAATGCTAAATGCAATGGGATATGTTGAGACTCAAAATGTTGAAGAAGCAGACCTTATCATTTTTAACACGTGTGCTGTGAGAGAACATGCTGAGTCAAGAGTGTATGGCAATATTGGTCCTCTAAAAAAATTAAAAGACAAAAAACCGGACTTGATAATAGGTGTATGTGGATGTATGCCGCAGCAGCTTGAAGTTGCACAAAAACTTGCCAAGTTATTTCCATTTTTAGACATTATTTTTGGTACAAAAAGCCTTCATAGATTTCCTGAGCTTTTGTACAAAGCAATTACTACACAACGAACAGTAATTGACGTTGCAGAAGATGAAGATGTAGTTGTTGAAGGCATTCCAACCGCACGAAGAGAAGGTGTCAGTGCATTTGTAAATATAATCTATGGCTGTAACAACTTTTGTTCCTATTGTATTGTGCCCTACGTAAGAGGGAGAGAAAGGAGTAGAAGGCTTGAAGAGATTCTATTTGAAATTGAGCAGCTTGCAGCAAATGGCGTAAAAGAAGTAACACTACTGGGGCAAAATGTGAATTCTTATGGTAAAGATTTACCTGATGGGATTCCATTTTATAAGCTTCTCGAAAAGGTAAATGATATAAAAGGTATTGAGAGAATAAGGTTTGTGACATCACATCCAAAAGATTTGTCAGATGAGCTAATTTTTGCAATGAGGGACTTGGAAAAGGTTTGTGAGCATATACATTTACCGGTACAGTCGGGTTCAACAAGGATTTTAAGAGAGATGAATAGGCACTATACAAAAGAGGATTACCTGAAACTTGTTGAAAAGCTAAAAAATAACATTCCAGACATAGCAATTACAACAGACATTATAGTAGGATTTCCAGGTGAGACAGAAGAGGATTTTGAAGATACTTTGGATGTAGTCAGAAAAGTTGAATTTGACTCTGCCTTTACATTTATGTATTCCAAGAGAAAAGGAACAAAAGCAGCACAAATGCCAAACCAAGTGCCTGATGAGGTAAAACGTGAAAGATTTCAAAGACTTTTAAAATTAGTGGAGGAGATTGCTTTAAAAAAGAATCAGCAAATGCTTGGCAAGACATACGAAATTCTCATAGATGGGTACGCAAAGAAAAATAACCTACTTGTTGGAAGAACCAGAACAAATAAAGTGGTAAATGTAAAATGTCCTGAGGATTTCATGTATAAATTTGTAAATGTAAAAATTTTGAAGGCTACAGAGCACTGGCTTTATGGTGAGGTGATTTAG